The segment accactgcgccaccagggaagccccagcataatTATTAATCGCATCCCATTTCATTCTCAGAAGTGTCCTGATTTAAATAAGTCGTAGAACCATCCGACCTAGAACTCGCTTAGTGCCCTCCTTAGGGCATCTTTCAATTCCTTGTTCCTCATACTATAGATCAAGGGGTTTAAAATGGGAGTGATAAAAGTGTAGGCCACAGACACCACCCAGTCCATCTCAGGAGAGTAGCTGGAACTGGGGGACAAGTATATAAAGCTGGTGCAGCCATACTGCAGGAGGACCACTAAGATGTGAGAGGAGCAGGTGGGGAGGGCTCGCTGGTGCCCTTCTGCTGACTGGATCTGTACAATGGCTACCACGATGAAGACGTAGGACATGGAGATCACTGAGAGGGGAATGCTTAGGACGATGAAGCTGATGATACACAGAGCAGTTTGGTGAACGTGCGTGTCTGCACAAGCCAGGCGCATGGCGGCAGGCATGTCGCCATGGAAGTGGTAGATTTCGCTGTTGTTGCAGAATGGGAGACGGAAGATTAAAACGGTCCGTGGTAACGACAGCAGGAACCCCAGTACCAGGGATCCTACCATCAACTCCACACACAAGGGCCAGCTCAGGATGAGGGTGTATCGTAGAGGGTAGCAGATTGCTATAAACTGGTCATAAGCCATGACTGCAAGCAGGACACAATCAACCCCAcccaagaagacagagaaaaacattttgcCACCTCCAGTCATAGAAACAGGAGTTTTGCCCATTGAAAGAAGGTTTGCCAAGGCCAGTGGGGCGATGGAAGATGTATAGGAGATTTCCAGAACTGCCACGTTAGCCAGGAAAAAGTACATGGGGGTGTGGAGAGAGTGGTTGATCTGGACAATAAGTGCAATGGTGGCATTTCCGCTGAGGCGGTCACGTACATCACCAGGAAGGCCACAGAAATCACCACCGGTACCTTTGGGTCCGCTAAGAATGGACGAAAGAAGAATTGTATCTTtgcagttttctttatttcttccacgGGTACGGCATTGGACCTACGAAAAGGGAAGATGACACAGTCTGTAGAGTCCTCTCATTTAATACGATGCTTTCCCAACCTTTCCGTTCACGGAAGTACTTTGGCAAGTATGTGCACACTTTCATTTTAAAGCAGATCATGGAACATTATAATTTGTACGTTTGCCACCTTTACCCTCAAGTACTGAAGACTGAGAAATCCTCAGTGGTGAGGATTTTGATGATCTTTGCTTGTattccagtgcctagcacagtacctgataAGAGAAAGTTTTCCaagaagtatttgctgaatgaattgaTGAATAAAGTCAACTTAAAGTTCAAAgttacaaaatagataaaatagggTATCAATGCATTATGGGAAACATGAGATGTGAAATTTTAGGAATGTATAAATAGCTGTGTGTCGTAGTTTAAAGAAAATTGTGCTAGAGGTACATTGTGATATTGCGTCACAAGCTCTGTAATTTAGCTCAAAACCTAGAGACTTTGATTCAGTTTGCTTCCTCTCCTTTATCCAATAAATACCAGTATTTATT is part of the Kogia breviceps isolate mKogBre1 chromosome 7, mKogBre1 haplotype 1, whole genome shotgun sequence genome and harbors:
- the OR10V1 gene encoding LOW QUALITY PROTEIN: olfactory receptor 10V1 (The sequence of the model RefSeq protein was modified relative to this genomic sequence to represent the inferred CDS: inserted 1 base in 1 codon), whose amino-acid sequence is MGGYHKNPNVRSNAVPVEEIKKTAKIQFFFRPFLADPKVPVVISVAFLVMYVXRLSGNATIALIVQINHSLHTPMYFFLANVAVLEISYTSSIAPLALANLLSMGKTPVSMTGGGKMFFSVFLGGVDCVLLAVMAYDQFIAICYPLRYTLILSWPLCVELMVGSLVLGFLLSLPRTVLIFRLPFCNNSEIYHFHGDMPAAMRLACADTHVHQTALCIISFIVLSIPLSVISMSYVFIVVAIVQIQSAEGHQRALPTCSSHILVVLLQYGCTSFIYLSPSSSYSPEMDWVVSVAYTFITPILNPLIYSMRNKELKDALRRALSEF